Genomic segment of Corythoichthys intestinalis isolate RoL2023-P3 chromosome 7, ASM3026506v1, whole genome shotgun sequence:
GAAGTAGAACCGGAGTCAGAGGTCATCAGAAGGTCAGTGGTGACTCTGATGAGCGCTGTCTCGGTGCTGTGGGATGGACGAAAACAAGATTGGAATTTTTCATATAAACTAAAGTAGCACATTATCTGCATCGTTAACAAGCTAGTTACGTGACGTCGTAGTATATTTTTTACTATCGCTTGACACACAAACCACGCTGGAGAGAACTCTCATAGTTGGTGGGAAACGTAAATGACCATAAATTTTGTATCAGCCAGTGTGTCAGCTTTAGTCTAGAGCACAGAGTAACGTCATTGACAGACATAGCATCAACCAGGGTGGAGGAGTGAgcgccaggggtgaaagtggctagaatttcttgccggaacttcccgacgtgaaggtcgacacggagccagaatttttatttatttatttatttttatttcttttttatttggtGGGGGCGGGGGTCAAACttgttaaactactgaaatgtaaagaaaactgTTAAGCACTGTTATTTCTgttacacatacaaaaactgattttcattcaaaattgtatttttttccaatgatttgcaaaataaaagttaacaaaaacagcaataaccacaagctccatctcctaatttttatttcccctcatttcctcacatactaaatgccaaatctcaatgttaactacttaagaaaatagcttcaattttttaatatatatcctaatgtaaacatttactttttaaaaaaaataaagatataagtagcatacgttcagaaaaataagtacaaatgacttttattatgcagaaagaaatttaatatattttgaaaattgcgcaaacatggactttttttaaatcataaggaaatgaataagtagcctaacataaatgaacagatataagtccaaagtgcactttGACAGCCATGATgtactgaacctccccatcagagcaaataaaactaaatatgataaatagcctcatcaactctttcgttgctcttaaagatttgatccatttttttgttgcatagccctttttttgtcgcatcaattcaacacttttttttttttttgctgttccagaaaacatgcggatttgaaccaatcagagctaaccatctctgctaatcacatgtcagtatgtcagccaattgaacggataaatgagtgcattcgcacattgatttGACTAATCATCGTCAAACTCaggtaactgcagcagctggggaaacctctgtTTTGAAACACTTTTGAGACACTGCTTATATCCAAATGCAGTATTTCAATGTATGAGAAAGCAAGTCTGATATTCAATTAACCTGCTCAAATATAAAGATGGGCAATTTATACTCAATATTGCACGTAATTAGGGAAATCACAACTTATATTCAATCATTGTGACATAGTTGAATTAATACTGCTGATAGTCAATTACAGTATCTCCAAATTGTTGAGCCTATCACAGTTAATAATCAATTACTGTAATAATATGGCCTATATAGGATCGTGGAGAATCggcaacacacacacaagacaCTAACACTTCTCTGCGTTAAACAAGCGGCACATTTTATTTAACCCACAGAATAGAAGTATATCAAACAACAATACAATGTATAATCGCTGTAAGCCAAAACCAAAGCTTAATTACCGTGTGCTGGAAGGACGGAGAGCCGGGGCGTCCTCGGTAAAAGTAGCGAAGATACCAAACCAAGACTGGGCGTCGTCGCGAAGACCCGCAGCTGACTCTGACTCTACCTGCCTCCGTCGCTTCTTTATAACAAGTACCGCGCCTCGTAACTTCCCCTCCCGTTCGAGTTTCACACGGCGAGAATAATTGGATCTCCCTTAGATGTTTCGCACGGCCTTCAGCCTTCGAGAATCCTTACTCCCTTTTTAGTATGAGCCACCTGGATGTGGTGACCTTACTCCCTTCTTTTGATTTAGTGGTCAGGCTGTACCTTGCAGCTTGATAAGGTTGAGAATAACACATTCCTTTTGCATGGACGAGAAACATGTTATATTCACTATTTTGCGAAGTCAGCTTGATAGGTTGAAAACAACACATTCCAATATTCCCCTTCAACCTCCATgccatccgtggaataaaatcaataataaatatcagtggaaacggattatgctgcacaagcactttattatgcttgttgtctgatgttggtagattgttttcttcttggagctgaaatgcatgtgtggcagcttagcatttattattattttttatttttttacatagtgttttgacggttgctgtcatattttcagaatcaaagcaccgtgtaccggaacttcattccggccctgaatcttataccggaactgcgttcctgaccgttctggcccactttcacccctggtgagGGCTCCCGCtccatttctcgctgcatttttgagacatagaaaatagctaatacagtacaacggtatgacggaaaatttgagtggttttgaaacgtcaaCGTTTTAATACCACAGTAAACCTTgataccggtaaccggcacatgtctaaatgGAACATCCCACTATGTTCTCTTTATAggtgctcttctgaaatatatTAATTCCACCTCTGTACATCTTTTACAGCCACCTTTTCCATCAAGTCCAAGCCCGCCAAGTCCACTACCTTCCCACAAACAAACTGCAAGTGGAGAAAGAACTACCGTGTGAGTTAACTATACTTGAGTCTGAGTTTGCCTGatcattttgatgttttttccACAAAGGAGATTAAGGAATTTAATGAATAAGAATGCAATGATGtcagcaggtggtgaaaaacccTCGGACAGAACGCCACAACCGGCGAAAATGAAAGCAGAGCGCAATGTGGCTCGACGCGGAGGCCGTGGTCATTACGAAATGGACTCAAAACGGCACAAGCTGCCGAAGATAATTGCGCTGTCGGCCTTTTTGCTAGCGCAAATGGGCGGCGCCGCGCCTAGTAAGTGCACTTTTTCTTCTGACCATCCTCACATCGGAACACGCTTTGCCAGCAACAAACTGGTCTTGGACCACTCGCAGATCATAAGGAAAAATTAAGCGGTTTTGCAAGTCCATGATGATCGGAGCAAATGTCgtcttcaaaatatttttgaaagttTTGCAGTCAAATCGGCGGAGGTGGCAAGAATAGCCAAACTTGTACTCAAGGAAGAGtcgtttgggaaaaaaaaaaaaaaaaaaaaaacgactcaaAAAGACATcgtcagaaaaaaaatcactcaagcAAAAtggtgtctttttttctcagcacaacatcCATCTAAAAGAACTGTTATTTATACAACCCTAACCATTACTGATTCTGAATAAGGCTAAAAATGACACCCAAAAAATTATTGAAATCCGACTgtttccaaagagcatgagggcCCTCCAGTGGTTAaaatattttctaccatgaaagGATAATGATCGCCACAGTTCACCAAATAATTTACACACGTGAAAGAAGCGTTACTTTAAAGCAAAGTGACTCGAGTAAAAGTCGtcatcacaacaacaacaacaacaaaaattaaagtATTCCATCAAAAGAATACTCATTACTCAAGTCATGCGTAACTGCTTATAAtgtcaattttaaaaataaaagcaatgGTACAGTGATTCCTCCTTTTTCGCTTCAacacaaaaaatagaaaatgcGCGAAGTAGAGGTGGAgtctatttacattaaaaaaaaaatatatatatatatatgtattttttggggtgtgttcaatgtattaatTTAGATTTAATAGCATTGGCAAgaaatacatataagacatgtttttttccccaaagtataattaaaaaacaaaacaaaaataaaaaacctttTATGTATatgaatattttaataaatgttttttaagcaatgcaaatctaataattatgatatagatatataccgtattggcccgaatataagactgtattttacattgaaatgagtgaaaaagtgggggtcgtcttatattcgcggtctagacgttatactcattcacgacgctagaaggcgccagatatcactgtagcgatgttctgtcatgacagatgtcagcTACTAAGCTaactttaaccagtttgcattattttatcgcAATgtctttccttattcagatttttttcaaaactacagttacagttagacttcactttaatgcagttattgcaattttgttgttttatcacaatagattggtttatttacatttcaaaaaccagaagccattcatttaccaatgtgattgcactttagtttacatatttaaatgttcagatattaagatttaaatgagacaaaataatatgctttttctctcaaataaactgttataatcatttgtttcagatgtactgtaattattttctgtataaaaattaatttggtgttcaaaaaatcttttttcaaaattgagtcTTAAAAAGAGGGgggcgtcttataatcagggccgtcttatattcgggccaacacggaatataaaagaaaacaatgatttgtacatgtatacatacatatattgtaacatttttgaataaaagtttttttgttagtttaattgaaaaaaaactgtgatggACTGAGAGCTCGAAGTTTgatgcgcgaagtagcgagggataacCGTATATCTATATTAATATTATGACTTTAGtttgaaaaattgacaagatggCAAATTTCTCAAAAGGTGTTGTCATTTAAATAACGTAAAAAAACaactgtttttcttgtaatatgaaataattaCGTTGTATCGTGACTTTAAACCAGGGGTggaagtgggcgggaacggtcaggaacgcagttccggtataagattcagagccGGAACGCTGTTCCCGTATAAGGTGctatgattccgaaaatatgacggcaactgtcaaaacgctatgtaaagggaaaaaaaaataaaataaaaagctgccacacatgcatttcatctccaggaagaaaacaatctaccaacatcagatttacatacacaagtgttaacaacaagcataataaagtgcttttgtagcgtaatccgtttccaccgatatttattgattttattccacggacggcatggaagtttacccagctgctgcagttatccgagtctgacaatgacgagtcacgtcaatgtgcaaatgcacgcagcaagcaaaacgcctgggctcatttatccgttcaattggctgacatattgacatgtgatcaccggagatagttagctctgattggttcaaaggtgcatcttttctgaaacagcaaaaacaaaaaaaaacaaacaaaaaaaaaaggggcaatgcaacagaaagtggatcaaatctttaagagcaagaaaGAGTTAaagtggcttatttatcatatttatttatttatttattgctctgatggggatgttcagaacatcttagctgtcaatgtgcactttggaattatatttgttcatttatgttaggctacttattcatttccttctgatttaaaaaagtaatgtttgcgcgatcttcaaaatatattcaatttcactctgcaaaatatgtcatttgtagttatttttctgaatgtatgttacttatatctttattattaaaaaacaacaaaaaatgtttacattaccttcaattttaatatacatcctatgtccttaagtagttaaaattgagatttggcgttCAGTATGTGAGAAaaggagggaaaataaaaattaggagatggaggttggggttatagcttttattttgcaaatcgttgaaaaaaaaaaatacaattttgaatgaaaatcagtttttgtatgtgttatagaaataactgaccaaaaacagttttttttgcatttcagtagttttgaccccccccctccaaaaaaaaaaaaaaaaaaaaattctggctccgtggcgaccctcacgccagggagttccggcaagccactttcacccctgctttaaactcCTATTACGACTTTTCTTGTAATGTTACATTGTATTGCAACACTGATGACATTACATCATGGCTTATTTCTTgtattattgcaatgttttttctgaTAATTTCACAACTTGAGTTGTTCAATATTCAACACAGTAGTTATActaattgaccattagatgtcttctAATGAAGATGTTTGGGATTAGTTATGTGAACAGACCttttgcattcatattgcaaagataaataatgaattataaactcatgaCATATAACTATTGGGTTGCCAGAAAGAAATATTCACcaagaaaagtaattaaatacCAAAATCTCTGCAAAAGCCCAGCAAATTGCATTTTGGGAATGGCTTGTCCTATGATTGCCTGcctttatttgtaatgctttggtcgCCGCCTAGTGGCTCTTTGGGGTAACTACTGTGACGGTGTTTTCAATGTGAATGATTCCTTTTGATAAATGAcggacattttggctcatttcaattgGTTACTGATATGGGACATTTATTTTCTcttacttcagttgaagttgttctctcagaatgtttattttattaggaaaaccttgaagttgctacatttatcatttattaaAGCGTCCAGTggtgcatcacaatacaattagcaagaACGTGTTAATTGCAGGAACGCatatatcggatttttggaggtgGATAATATcaggttatcggttaaaaagtcattatcggacaactgttTGTGTGTCACTAATAGTTCGTCCGTCTAACGTGTTTTCTCTTTCAGTGATCCACTCGCTCAAGTACATCAAGACTAGGTCGTTTGGAATTCCAAACTTTCCAGAGTATTTGAGTACGGGCTACGTTGACGGCGTTCAGATTTCACACTACGACAGCGAGAGCAGGAAATGTGTAGCCAAACAGGAGTGGATGAAGAACATCACAGCCAAAGAGCCACGCTACTGGGAGAGGCAGACACGTATCAATATTGATAATCAGGCGAGAGACGAAGTCAGCATTCTTAATCTTCAAGAGCGCTTCAACCAAACGGGAGGTTGGTGGCCGTTACAATTTGGAGCATTTCATCCCCTCCGAGGTGTTGGCTTATTGACTCTGTGCCTTACTTTCAGGTCTTAACATGATCCAGCGTATGGTTGGCTGCCAATGGGACAATGAGACCGACCAGGTCGATGGTTGGTATCACATCAGTTACAACGGGGAAGACTTTCTGTCATTTGATTTGAACGGATCGAGATGGAACGCCATCCAATCGCAAGCTATTATCACCAAAAACAAGTGGGACGAAGTGGAAGGCTATAATGAAGACTTAAAGTATTACATGACTGAGCATTGTCCTTCATACTTGAAGAAATACGTGAGCTTTGGGAGTGACGTCCTGATGAGAACAGGTAACGTACAGCCTGTCTCTCACACATTGTCCATGAAATGGtccctccatcttttttttttccccctcatgattACTTTTTCCTCTCTTTTCATTCTCCATTTTCCCCCTAAACAGCTCCTCTTCAATGTCCTCCCTAATTTCTTCTCACACCTTCTGTCTTGCACATTTCATATTTgacatacatatatttttttttctgtttcttcTTGCCCCCCATGttagtgatttttttctttcatgaaaacaacccaaaatgaacaggaagtgtctcAAAATACACTGGAAGAGACCCAAAATTGATGGTGACCAATGAGCAGGAAGTAACCGCACAGCATTAACACCAGGAAAGCTCCCGGACCAGATGGCATGCCGGGCCGGGTGCTCAAAGAGTGTGCTGCAGAGCTCACTGACGTCTTCACCTCCATCGACAACACCTCGCTGTCCACCTCCTGGGTCCCAGCCCGCTTCAAAGCTGCCACAAATGTCCCGCTCCCCAAACAGTCCAAGGTCACAGGCTTGAACGACGACAGGCCCGCAGCTCTCACCCCCATCCCTGCCAAATGCATGGAAAGACTGGTCATCAGCTACATCAAGGCTGCTAAACCAACATCACTTGATCCATACCAGTTTGCTTGAAGGGAAAATCGCTCAACAGAGGACGCCATCCCTACAGTGCTCCACGCACTCCTGTAGCATCTGGATCTTAAAAATACCTACGCACGCCTCCTGTTTGTGGACTACAGTTTGGCCTGTAAACTACTGCTGTTGTTGTGGGGTCATGGGGATgattatcatttttaattttgcatTTCCCACTGTGGGGGTTAGGGGTGGCATGAATGGATAtgtaaatttattatttatatatttatttacggTGGGGACTGGGGGACACTTTACCTTTATCTTGCTCCAATCTGAATTTGTTGTTATCctgacaatgacaaataaactctgaatctgaatcCAAGACCAACAAACATTGACCtgaattcaacaggaaatgacgtggaaattgtcagggacgcgggcaggcagacaggttgtgtggacccaattgcagggaaacaaaaagcgaCAAGGCAGttggcggtgaactcaaaaaactttttaatgatatctaacaaaaacacaaagtacaaccaaaagcactggggatcaaaagggcatgattcaaacaaaacttacttaaatcggagggactgatacacgagggcttggacagggctTGACTCAGACATTGACGAGCATATGGGCATTGACAATGATGCAACAAggaatgaaaagaaactgggagcttatatacacacacgcagacaaagggtaatgagacaacgaggaacaggtgagcacaggaggatgcaagtTCAGAGATGAACTAGGACAAGGTGAAAGGTGAAGGTGAAATTAATAAGCAATCACGGGGACACACTAGAAGGAAACCAaaacaaaacctaacagaaatgcagtaaaacctacagaaattgacctgaaatcaacaggatttAGGATTTGACTTGAAAATGCTTCAAATTCAACAAGATGCGACCAATGAACtgcaagtgacctggaaatgcctcaaaaccaacagaaagtgacccagaaatgtacAGAAATCAGCCTgaaactcaacagaaagtgacctggaaatgcctcaaaattaacaggaagagaGCCGGAATGCACAAAGAcaaaacagaaattgacctgaaatcaaccggAGATGATGCCCAAGATATGCCCCAATGTCTACATTGCATTaccaatgaacagaaagtgacccggaaatgtactaagaccaacaggaaatgactataAAGGAAGTGAGTTGAA
This window contains:
- the LOC130918406 gene encoding class I histocompatibility antigen, F10 alpha chain-like, giving the protein MSAGGEKPSDRTPQPAKMKAERNVARRGGRGHYEMDSKRHKLPKIIALSAFLLAQMGGAAPMVHHNTISKNVLIAGTHISDFWRWIISVIHSLKYIKTRSFGIPNFPEYLSTGYVDGVQISHYDSESRKCVAKQEWMKNITAKEPRYWERQTRINIDNQARDEVSILNLQERFNQTGGLNMIQRMVGCQWDNETDQVDGWYHISYNGEDFLSFDLNGSRWNAIQSQAIITKNKWDEVEGYNEDLKYYMTEHCPSYLKKYVSFGSDVLMRTELPRVSLLQKTAGSPVTCHATGFYPRAAVLFWKKDGERLYEDAAMDETLPNHDGTFQTSARLLTPDERARYECVFHLDGVREDVITPLDFTKVLSNERIEGETLTSVLILCVRPHV